A genomic window from Brachyspira sp. SAP_772 includes:
- a CDS encoding sialidase family protein, with translation MSKKIIYLLFLVVALILAFASCKKDNGLNPTVFKSNPNKEEVIKTNTGGLYKDWDSIKDLTVIQDFPVIDESKSDKYYYRNPIIVSLVDNAIIMIIEKRIGFKGSENDIGINGEGPVDIVYSTSFGGDYWTPLSTFGNNIFGDSSTGADDAVSSPIVYYKKPSSGNTTKMYIIASAGAGLSRTDTAYSNRNPQSKLKYFVCDIYSSNKDISITWKGDWKELTITDPSLSDIQFGTHSARGVFISDNKLVLPIITADLGVNNNIKDAMGVKFFEIQISADKNTLTMGNQIGTTIEFDKDSSGKFSMYKEVEAVAYDTDKVTYLAVPNPSRNNYTMGKGDSSSQTVTALTGLKGSEGSFGFLKINNGWYGAQEYNPNAYASNPSTAGNSAGSTVSTAILFSHVASKVGKNYLYILNSDYTPKGGGLQIAKTSKSSSIDILSDGTIIMATEKERNPNVDGNKFSIFFSRYTQKYLAENIK, from the coding sequence ATGAGTAAAAAGATTATTTATTTATTGTTTTTAGTTGTAGCTTTAATCTTAGCATTTGCAAGCTGTAAGAAAGATAACGGTTTAAATCCCACTGTCTTTAAGAGTAACCCAAATAAAGAAGAAGTAATAAAAACGAATACAGGCGGTTTATATAAAGACTGGGATTCAATAAAAGACTTAACTGTTATACAAGACTTTCCTGTTATAGATGAATCAAAATCAGATAAATACTATTATAGAAACCCTATAATAGTTTCTTTGGTTGATAATGCTATCATAATGATAATTGAGAAAAGAATTGGTTTTAAAGGTTCTGAAAATGACATAGGTATAAACGGTGAAGGACCAGTAGATATAGTATATTCAACGTCTTTTGGCGGTGATTATTGGACTCCATTATCTACATTTGGTAATAATATATTTGGTGATTCTTCAACTGGTGCTGATGATGCTGTTTCTTCTCCTATAGTATATTATAAAAAACCTTCTTCTGGTAATACTACTAAAATGTATATAATAGCTTCTGCTGGTGCTGGTTTATCTCGTACTGATACAGCATATTCAAATAGAAATCCTCAGTCAAAACTTAAATATTTTGTTTGTGATATTTATTCCTCTAATAAAGACATTAGTATAACATGGAAAGGAGACTGGAAAGAGCTAACAATAACTGACCCTAGTCTTTCAGATATACAGTTTGGTACACATTCTGCAAGAGGAGTATTTATTTCTGATAATAAATTAGTTCTTCCTATAATAACAGCAGACTTAGGTGTTAATAATAATATTAAAGATGCAATGGGAGTGAAGTTCTTTGAGATTCAAATTAGTGCTGATAAAAATACCCTTACTATGGGTAATCAAATTGGTACAACAATAGAGTTTGATAAAGATAGTAGCGGTAAGTTTAGTATGTATAAAGAAGTAGAAGCAGTAGCTTATGATACTGATAAAGTAACTTATTTGGCAGTTCCTAACCCATCAAGAAATAATTATACTATGGGAAAAGGGGACAGCAGCAGTCAAACTGTAACAGCACTTACAGGATTAAAAGGTTCAGAAGGTTCTTTCGGTTTTTTGAAAATAAATAATGGTTGGTATGGTGCACAAGAATATAATCCAAATGCATATGCTTCAAATCCTTCAACTGCTGGTAATAGTGCTGGTAGTACAGTTTCAACTGCAATATTGTTCTCACATGTAGCATCTAAGGTTGGAAAAAATTATTTGTATATTCTTAACAGTGATTATACTCCTAAAGGCGGCGGTTTACAAATAGCTAAAACAAGTAAAAGCTCTTCTATAGATATATTGTCAGATGGTACTATAATTATGGCTACTGAAAAAGAAAGAAACCCTAATGTTGATGGCAATAAATTTAGTATATTCTTCAGCAGATATACTCAAAAATATTTAGCTGAAAACATAAAATAA
- a CDS encoding sialidase family protein, with protein sequence MSKKIIYLLSLVVVLSLLFASCKKDNGFSPIKDKNENSEDEIKNNTGGVIDNWEGLEEYAEKPIQDYAVIDVSKSGSDYYRNPVVVALGGSNVLIITEKRIGFKGSENDVGVDGKNRTDIVYLLSSNAGDSFASAQTVGSASTSGSDAVCSPIVYYKKPSSGTTAKIYIIASSGAGLSRTDTAYTDRDIKSKLKYIVGTVSGIDGKATVSWDAGWQDLSWTDSGSAQYGTHSARGVMGDDGSLILPVIFTEANTGGLGTISDPKERLMMNIFKIDNNNFSIVNNNSFGLSSFTPLAADTNFNSYKAASVISYSSTERTIDYLCVPTEEPMKIMKWVHRDDQNSDNYWSITGGYVTLLSSGDGSFGFLKIDNGWYGTNEYDPSVYASNPANAGSSVDSKSLLSHALPMNNGGKGYLIFYYLDIHQAGGGIVQAKTSKSSSIDILPDGTIIMATEKERDPNADGNKFSIFFSRYTQKYISK encoded by the coding sequence ATGAGTAAAAAGATTATTTATTTATTGTCTTTAGTTGTGGTTTTAAGCTTGTTATTTGCAAGTTGTAAGAAGGATAACGGTTTTAGTCCTATCAAAGATAAGAATGAAAATTCAGAAGATGAAATAAAAAATAATACAGGCGGTGTGATAGACAACTGGGAGGGTTTGGAAGAATATGCTGAGAAACCTATACAAGATTATGCTGTTATAGATGTTTCAAAATCAGGCAGTGACTATTATAGAAACCCTGTAGTTGTTGCTTTAGGCGGATCAAATGTATTAATAATCACTGAAAAAAGAATCGGTTTTAAAGGTTCAGAAAACGATGTAGGTGTAGATGGTAAAAATAGAACAGATATAGTATATTTATTGAGTAGTAATGCAGGCGATAGCTTTGCAAGTGCACAGACAGTTGGAAGTGCATCAACTAGCGGCAGTGACGCTGTTTGTTCTCCTATAGTATATTATAAGAAACCTTCTTCTGGTACTACTGCTAAAATATATATAATAGCCTCTTCTGGTGCTGGTTTATCTCGTACTGATACAGCATATACAGATAGAGATATTAAATCAAAGCTTAAATATATTGTTGGTACAGTTAGCGGTATTGATGGAAAAGCTACTGTAAGTTGGGATGCAGGTTGGCAAGATTTAAGTTGGACAGATAGCGGATCTGCACAGTATGGTACACACAGTGCAAGAGGTGTAATGGGTGATGATGGCAGTTTAATTCTTCCTGTAATATTTACAGAAGCGAACACGGGAGGTCTTGGTACTATTAGTGACCCTAAAGAGCGTTTGATGATGAATATATTTAAAATTGATAATAATAATTTTTCTATTGTAAATAATAATTCATTTGGTTTGTCTAGTTTCACACCGCTTGCTGCAGATACAAATTTCAACTCATATAAAGCAGCATCAGTAATAAGTTATAGTAGTACTGAACGAACTATAGACTATCTTTGTGTACCAACCGAGGAACCAATGAAAATTATGAAATGGGTGCATCGTGATGACCAAAATTCAGATAATTATTGGTCAATAACGGGTGGTTATGTTACTTTATTATCTAGCGGTGATGGCTCTTTCGGTTTCTTGAAAATAGATAACGGTTGGTATGGTACTAATGAGTATGATCCTTCAGTATATGCTTCAAATCCTGCAAATGCTGGCAGTAGTGTTGATAGTAAATCTTTGTTATCACATGCATTGCCTATGAATAATGGTGGAAAAGGCTATTTAATTTTCTATTATCTTGATATACATCAAGCTGGTGGTGGTATAGTACAAGCTAAAACAAGTAAAAGTTCTTCTATAGATATATTGCCAGATGGTACTATAATTATGGCTACCGAAAAAGAAAGAGATCCTAATGCTGATGGTAATAAATTTAGTATATTCTTCAGCAGATACACTCAAAAATATATATCAAAATAA